The following proteins are encoded in a genomic region of Roseisolibacter agri:
- a CDS encoding FeoA domain-containing protein — protein MSPFPPDRPDAFASNAFATDRPIDPRPYTLADVSPGDTVVVRNVSPAMRDLLADFGVREGERLLCESTMEHVVVRTADGSVPLERGVLPSVSVSRVDDAPAAGA, from the coding sequence ATGAGTCCATTCCCGCCCGATCGCCCCGACGCGTTCGCGTCCAATGCGTTCGCCACGGACCGACCGATCGATCCGCGGCCGTACACGCTCGCCGACGTGAGCCCCGGCGACACGGTCGTCGTCCGCAACGTCTCGCCTGCGATGCGCGACCTGCTCGCGGACTTCGGCGTGCGCGAGGGAGAGCGGCTGCTCTGCGAGTCGACGATGGAGCACGTCGTCGTGCGGACCGCGGACGGCAGCGTCCCGCTCGAGCGCGGCGTGCTGCCTTCGGTGTCCGTCAGCCGCGTCGACGACGCTCCGGCCGCGGGCGCCTGA
- a CDS encoding tetratricopeptide repeat-containing diguanylate cyclase, whose amino-acid sequence MLAGLLLAIAASGRLAAQPPARDADAATLVREATLAQLEHPARAVELASAALRRPPTEAPARVAGHAALAAAYTAMGRYDSAAAAVAAGRQEAERTGDRAGLATMLTREGALAQRRGDPGRAAALLEDALARQRALRRDSAVAFTLNLLGFVYATDFAEYDRALAYQLESLEIHERIGSDAEALASTLNSLGVIYGRLRQGARAMQLFERALAQYRRVGADARAASTLSNMGDELLAQGDAAGALERHRASLAIRERVGDRWSLSLAHRNLALAQLAMGRPEAAQRELATAMQFGAGTGNRGLTVRNLLAQAAVERARGRPAAAESAARGALAVASAMGARELVRRSWEAIAGAQEADGRPADALASYRQFKAESDSIFDETTSRRIAGLEERRAAERREREIERLWSAQAMSALQARQRATQRNAIAGVALLAGIAGAAAYRRRVRDARRAEALSLTDPLTGARNRRYVREIVARTMEDDRVLQLGDRRRPTGAGGSGPGFLLLDVDHFKCVNDDYGHAAGDRLLTDLARLLERTCGPSDVVVRWGGEEFLVVARCSTSAEVRELADRIRAAVAAHVTRLDDGRALSVTCSLGFALAAAPGDGRPWSWESLVALADHGTYAAKQLGRDAWVGHVAGAGEPPASATMSPALVEAWVADGRLRRETSRDAATPRSAAA is encoded by the coding sequence ATGCTCGCGGGTCTGCTGCTGGCGATCGCCGCCTCCGGCCGGCTCGCGGCGCAGCCCCCGGCACGGGACGCCGACGCGGCGACGCTGGTGCGCGAGGCGACGCTGGCGCAGCTGGAGCACCCCGCCCGCGCGGTCGAGCTGGCGAGCGCCGCGCTGCGCCGGCCGCCCACAGAGGCACCGGCCCGCGTCGCGGGGCACGCGGCGCTGGCGGCCGCGTACACGGCCATGGGGCGCTACGACAGCGCGGCGGCCGCCGTGGCCGCGGGTCGGCAGGAGGCCGAGCGGACAGGCGATCGCGCCGGGCTCGCCACCATGCTCACGCGGGAGGGCGCGCTCGCGCAGCGGCGGGGCGACCCGGGGCGCGCCGCGGCGCTGCTGGAGGACGCGCTCGCCCGACAGCGTGCGCTGCGCCGCGACAGCGCGGTCGCCTTCACGCTCAACCTCCTCGGCTTCGTCTACGCGACGGACTTCGCCGAGTACGATCGGGCGCTCGCCTACCAGCTGGAGTCGCTGGAGATCCACGAGCGCATCGGCAGCGACGCCGAGGCGCTGGCGTCCACGCTCAACAGCCTCGGCGTCATCTACGGGAGGCTGCGGCAGGGCGCGCGCGCGATGCAGCTGTTCGAGCGCGCGCTCGCGCAGTACAGGCGCGTGGGGGCGGACGCGCGTGCCGCCTCCACGCTCAGCAACATGGGTGACGAGCTGCTGGCGCAGGGCGACGCCGCGGGTGCGCTCGAGCGGCACCGCGCCTCGCTGGCGATCCGGGAGCGCGTCGGCGACCGCTGGTCGCTCTCGCTGGCGCACCGCAACCTCGCGCTCGCGCAGCTGGCCATGGGCCGCCCCGAAGCAGCGCAGCGCGAGCTGGCGACCGCGATGCAGTTCGGCGCCGGGACCGGCAACCGGGGCCTGACCGTCCGCAACCTGCTCGCGCAGGCGGCGGTCGAGCGGGCACGCGGCCGTCCCGCGGCGGCCGAGTCGGCGGCGCGCGGCGCGCTGGCCGTCGCCAGCGCGATGGGCGCGCGCGAGCTGGTGCGGCGCTCGTGGGAGGCGATCGCGGGCGCGCAGGAGGCCGACGGGCGCCCGGCCGACGCGCTGGCGTCGTACCGACAGTTCAAGGCCGAGAGCGATTCGATCTTCGACGAGACGACATCGCGGCGCATCGCGGGACTCGAGGAGCGCCGGGCCGCCGAGCGCCGCGAGCGCGAGATCGAGCGGCTGTGGAGCGCGCAGGCGATGAGCGCGCTCCAGGCGCGACAGCGCGCGACGCAGCGCAACGCGATCGCGGGCGTGGCGCTACTGGCGGGCATCGCCGGGGCGGCCGCCTATCGCCGCCGCGTGCGCGACGCGCGGCGCGCCGAAGCGCTCAGCCTCACCGATCCGCTGACGGGCGCGCGGAACCGCCGCTACGTCCGCGAGATCGTCGCGCGCACGATGGAGGACGATCGCGTGCTGCAGCTCGGCGATCGCCGCCGGCCGACCGGCGCGGGCGGGAGCGGGCCGGGGTTCCTGCTGCTGGACGTCGACCACTTCAAGTGCGTCAACGACGACTACGGCCACGCGGCCGGCGATCGCCTGCTGACCGACCTCGCGCGGCTGCTGGAGCGCACCTGCGGACCCTCGGACGTCGTCGTGCGCTGGGGCGGCGAGGAGTTCCTCGTCGTGGCCCGCTGCAGCACCAGCGCGGAGGTGCGCGAGCTGGCCGATCGGATCCGCGCCGCGGTCGCGGCGCACGTCACGCGCCTCGACGACGGGCGCGCGCTGTCCGTGACGTGCTCGCTCGGCTTCGCGCTGGCGGCGGCGCCCGGCGACGGCCGGCCGTGGAGCTGGGAGTCGCTGGTCGCGCTCGCGGACCACGGCACGTACGCCGCCAAGCAGCTGGGGCGCGACGCATGGGTCGGCCACGTCGCCGGCGCGGGAGAGCCGCCGGCCTCGGCGACGATGTCGCCCGCGCTCGTCGAAGCGTGGGTCGCCGACGGGCGACTGCGCCGCGAGACGTCGCGCGACGCCGCGACGCCCAGGAGCGCCGCCGCGTGA
- the tuf gene encoding elongation factor Tu, producing the protein MGKAKFERTKPHVNVGTIGHVDHGKTTLTAAITTIQAQKGLAQKIAFDQIDKAPEERERGITISTAHVEYESPLRHYAHVDCPGHADYVKNMITGAAQMDGAILVVSAADGPMPQTREHILLARQVNVPYVVVFMNKVDMVDDPELLDLVELEVRELLSQYDYPGDDTPIIRGSALKALESMDPNSQYGLKIGELMDALDSYIPQPQREIDKPFLMPVEDVFSITGRGTVATGRIERGVVKVQEEVQLVGFGAEKKTVVTGVEMFRKLLDQGEAGDNVGLLLRGVAKEEIERGMVLAKPGSIKPHTKFAAEVYVLTKEEGGRHTPFFKGYRPQFYFRTTDVTGTVELPEGMEMVMPGDNVQMVIELIIPVAMDEGLRFAIREGGRTVGAGVVAKIIQ; encoded by the coding sequence ATGGGCAAGGCAAAGTTCGAGCGGACGAAGCCGCATGTGAACGTGGGGACGATCGGCCACGTCGACCATGGCAAGACGACGCTGACCGCGGCCATCACCACGATCCAGGCGCAGAAGGGGTTGGCGCAGAAGATCGCGTTCGACCAGATCGACAAGGCGCCCGAGGAGCGCGAGCGCGGCATCACGATCTCGACGGCCCACGTCGAGTACGAGAGCCCGCTGCGTCACTACGCGCACGTCGACTGCCCCGGCCACGCCGACTACGTGAAGAACATGATCACGGGCGCCGCGCAGATGGACGGCGCGATCCTGGTCGTGTCCGCGGCCGACGGCCCGATGCCCCAGACGCGTGAGCACATCCTGCTCGCCCGCCAGGTGAACGTGCCCTACGTCGTCGTGTTCATGAACAAGGTGGACATGGTCGACGACCCCGAGCTCCTCGACCTCGTCGAGCTCGAGGTGCGCGAGCTCCTGAGCCAGTACGACTATCCCGGCGACGACACGCCGATCATCCGCGGCTCGGCCCTCAAGGCGCTCGAGTCGATGGATCCCAACTCGCAGTACGGTCTCAAGATCGGCGAGCTGATGGACGCGCTGGACAGCTACATCCCGCAGCCGCAGCGCGAGATCGACAAGCCGTTCCTGATGCCGGTCGAGGACGTGTTCTCGATCACGGGCCGCGGCACGGTGGCGACGGGCCGCATCGAGCGCGGCGTGGTGAAGGTGCAGGAGGAAGTGCAGCTGGTCGGCTTCGGCGCCGAGAAGAAGACGGTCGTCACGGGCGTCGAGATGTTCCGCAAGCTGCTCGACCAGGGCGAGGCCGGCGACAACGTCGGTCTGCTGCTCCGCGGCGTGGCGAAGGAGGAGATCGAGCGCGGGATGGTGCTGGCGAAGCCCGGCAGCATCAAGCCGCACACCAAGTTCGCCGCCGAGGTGTACGTCCTCACGAAGGAGGAGGGCGGCCGTCACACGCCGTTCTTCAAGGGCTACCGCCCGCAGTTCTACTTCCGCACGACCGACGTGACGGGAACCGTGGAGCTGCCCGAGGGGATGGAGATGGTGATGCCGGGCGACAACGTCCAGATGGTGATCGAGCTGATCATCCCGGTCGCCATGGACGAGGGCCTGCGCTTCGCGATCCGCGAGGGCGGCCGCACGGTCGGCGCCGGCGTCGTCGCCAAGATCATCCAGTAA
- the rpmG gene encoding 50S ribosomal protein L33: MPRDKIILGCTECKSRNYFTTKNKRLHPERVEWKKYCPRCNKHQLHKETK; this comes from the coding sequence ATGCCGCGCGACAAGATCATCCTCGGCTGCACCGAGTGTAAGAGCCGGAACTACTTCACCACGAAGAACAAGCGCCTCCACCCGGAGCGCGTCGAGTGGAAGAAGTACTGCCCGCGCTGCAACAAGCATCAGCTCCACAAGGAAACGAAGTGA
- the secE gene encoding preprotein translocase subunit SecE produces MATPVAPQPSFPAKVTRFYHDVTAEMKRVTWPDRAQLQDATIKIIVFVLALGAVIALLDLALQFVLVQLPALLLGR; encoded by the coding sequence ATGGCGACTCCCGTCGCCCCTCAGCCTTCGTTTCCGGCCAAGGTCACGCGGTTCTACCACGACGTGACGGCGGAGATGAAGCGGGTCACGTGGCCCGACCGCGCGCAGCTCCAGGACGCGACGATCAAGATCATCGTCTTCGTCCTGGCGCTCGGCGCGGTGATCGCGCTGCTCGACCTCGCCCTGCAGTTCGTCCTGGTGCAGCTCCCCGCGCTGCTGCTCGGGCGCTGA
- the nusG gene encoding transcription termination/antitermination protein NusG: MEHRWYAIQTTSGHENKVRNLIQRKIDADGKAPEERAIRQALVPTQEVVELKNGKKVAVERKIYPGYVLVEMVMNQDTIHVINGIQGVIKFVGHERFPMPLRPDEVNRLLGVAEEAEQAPKEEIPFLVGQAVQITEGPFTDFNGTVEEVIADKGKVRVSVSLFGRPTSVELDYLQLKGY, from the coding sequence GTGGAGCACCGCTGGTACGCCATCCAGACGACGTCCGGGCACGAGAACAAGGTCCGCAATCTCATCCAGCGGAAGATCGACGCCGACGGCAAGGCCCCCGAAGAGCGGGCCATCCGCCAGGCGCTCGTCCCGACGCAGGAAGTGGTCGAGCTGAAGAACGGGAAGAAGGTCGCCGTCGAGCGGAAGATCTATCCCGGATACGTGCTCGTGGAGATGGTGATGAACCAGGACACCATCCACGTCATCAACGGCATCCAGGGCGTGATCAAGTTCGTCGGGCACGAGCGCTTCCCGATGCCGCTGCGCCCCGACGAGGTCAATCGCCTCCTCGGCGTCGCCGAGGAGGCGGAGCAGGCGCCGAAGGAGGAGATCCCGTTCCTCGTCGGCCAGGCGGTCCAGATCACCGAGGGGCCCTTCACCGACTTCAACGGCACGGTGGAGGAGGTCATCGCCGACAAGGGCAAGGTGCGCGTGAGCGTGTCGCTCTTCGGCCGCCCGACCTCGGTGGAGCTCGACTACCTGCAGCTCAAGGGGTACTGA
- the rplK gene encoding 50S ribosomal protein L11 — protein MAKKVTGFVKLQIPAGKATPAPPVGTALGPQGINIMAFVKEFNARTQGQDTILPVEVTIYADKSFTFILKTPPTAELIKKELGLASGSGTPNKTKVGAVTKAQVRKIAEIKMPDLNCDSIESAMAMVAGAARSMGVTVSD, from the coding sequence ATGGCCAAAAAGGTAACCGGGTTCGTCAAGCTCCAGATCCCGGCCGGGAAGGCGACGCCTGCCCCGCCGGTCGGTACGGCGCTCGGCCCCCAGGGGATCAACATCATGGCCTTCGTCAAGGAGTTCAACGCCAGGACGCAGGGCCAGGACACGATCCTTCCGGTCGAAGTCACGATCTACGCGGACAAGTCCTTCACCTTCATCCTCAAGACGCCGCCGACGGCGGAGCTCATCAAGAAAGAGCTCGGTCTCGCCAGCGGCTCGGGGACGCCGAACAAGACCAAGGTCGGGGCGGTGACGAAGGCGCAGGTTCGGAAGATCGCGGAGATCAAGATGCCCGACCTCAACTGCGACAGCATCGAGAGCGCGATGGCCATGGTGGCCGGCGCCGCTCGTTCG